DNA from Ovis canadensis isolate MfBH-ARS-UI-01 breed Bighorn chromosome 4, ARS-UI_OviCan_v2, whole genome shotgun sequence:
tttatttatggctgttctgggtctttgttgccgccaaggcttttctctagtttcagagaatgatcaggggctactttctaattgtggtgggctcaggagtttcggttcctgggctctagagcacaagcacAGTAATCGTGCcatatgagatcttcccagatcagggatcgaacccgtgtctcctgtattggcaggcagattctttaccactgagcctctagggaagcctgCATTTTACTAAACTTATGTGCCTTTCCATGCACTGTactgtaagtaagtaagtgttagtcactcagtcatgtctgactctgtggccccatggactgtagcccacaggttcctctgtccatgggattctccaggcaagaatactggagtgggtttctattcccttctccagggaatcttcctgacccagggatcaaacctgggtctcctgcattgcaggcagattctttaccatctgagccacctggaagtccTGACGTGGTCTCTAATTCTCTCCTGACTCTTCTCCCATCCCTTCAACTAGATGGTGAACATCTTGAGGGAAAaagttgaccttttccagtctcttGTCTTCCCTGCAGTGTATCTGTTGCCCAGAGCTTAGCACTTAGTGCTGGTGATGAGATAGTAAAGAACCAAGAGAGTGGATAAAGAGGTCAAGGCAGGGGAAAGgtagaggcagagggaggggaggagaggagaggggaggaagaagagaagagtaGAACAAAGGATCCAGGACTGCCTCCTGGCTCTTTACTCTTCCCTCTGTTGGAGAAGGGGGGCCATTTTACTGGACAAGCACAGGGAGCCTGGGTGCTCCCGAGGGTCATGCCCCACATGGCCCTATGTGGGTTTGATTAATCCAACCACACTACCCTACCCACAGCTTAAGCAAAAGTCCGCATCTACTCAGTGCTACAAGTTCTATTGACCTGAGCTGGGATTCTTCCAGCCTAGTTCTATTCATCCCATTCTCTTCTGCTTCAAAGATCCTCACTTGAAAAGAACATCAGACCAAAAGGAGCGTATCTGTTCGGTGTGCCCTTTCACATTCTTAATGGAGATCCTGAAAGCATAGGCATGTGGGAAAGTCAGAGGAGCTGCGTGGAGGAAGCCTGACTTGAAACAGGCTTTGGGAAGTGGATAGAGTTTAGATGACTGAGCAGAAAGCTCCAGAGGGTACACTAGCAACTTGAAGGAAGGATGTAGAACTGAGCATCTACTTGTGAGGGGACCAAGGGGCGTGGTCTTGATGGAGATGAAGGGCTCACACATCTAGATGTGGAATGGGGAAGTGAGACCAGATTGTAGAGGTAGGTGGTGTCCACACTCTCTCAGGGTATGAGAGAGGGACTTaagatatacattttttaaaaatcctgtaagTATAACTATGAGATTGTGGGTTCAGGATAAATAATTCAATAATTTCTCCTGGAGAGAAGAGCATCAGATAGGTTTCTATCTTTGTTTTGAGGTGGATATTAGTAACTTGGTAAAATTCACAATTGAGAACTATGAGGCCTGAATGGAAGACTGAGATCATGGTACAAGTGCGAAGTCATAAGGAAAACCCCAATAATATGTATTGTAAGAGCTCTGTGCATCTCTGATCTCATTTATAGGGTAATgtctcctgctttcttttcaaCAGAGCCCCTGCGCATTATCCTCGTGGGGAAGAGCGGGACTGGGAAGAGTGCCACTGGGAACACCATCCTCGGGAGCCCGGAGTTCCACTCTCAGCTGAAAGCACAGCCGGTCACTACGAGCTGCCACGTCGGCAGGAGAACATGGAATGGGCAGGATGTTGTGGTTGTGGACACTCCATCACTCTGTCAGGAGTCCAGAGCTGATGGGGACCTATCCAAGCTCAAGAAGGCAGACGAGGACTGTAGGTCCTACTATAAAGAAGGGAGTACAGTTCTGGTTGTGGTGTTACAGCTGGGACGGATCACTACAGGGGACAAAAAGGCAGTGGTGGACCTAGAGCGCATCTTTGGAGCAGAAGTTATGAAATACACGATTGTGCTGTTCACCTGGAAGGAAGAGCTAGAGACTGGGAACCTTGATGATTATGTTAATAACACAGATAACAAGCATCTTAAGAGCATAATTAAAAAATGTGAGGGGAGATATTGTGCTTTTAATAACAAAGAAACTGGCCAAGCCAGGGAAGACCAGGCAGCAGAGCTTTTGACAATGGCCAGTAAAGTGATAAATTGCGGGGGACAGAATAAAAATTGCCATAAATTGGATgtaagcaaaaataagaaaaatattcagagaaaGTTCTCCCAATTACTGTCATTTAAAGGAAAGTTTCCAGGAAAATGAAATGGGGTCTCTTTAAGTTGAAGATACCCTCAGGCTACAAGCATGGGGGAGGCATGGCAGGGGGATGGGAAGAGGGACCATGACTTTGAGAGCTTGAGAGATGAATGCATCTCAGCTTGTGATGCTTCAGCTCTTTGTAGGTAAATAAGTAGTCAGACAGGGCATATAGTAGGGGataataaaggagaaagaagaaataaggtAGGGAAATCTGCTAAAGGGCTTCAGATATTAGGCTGATATTAAGGATCAGAGTCAAGTCACAAGAATCACTTCACCTGTGTAAGTAGACTGGAGTCAGGACAGACACTGGGACTAAGGCCAAGGAGAGCTTGGGGTCAGAATTCAGATAGTCACATGAGAACCAGGGGATTCAGTACACGAGAGTAAGACAATGTCCTGCTAACTCCTGGGCATGGCAGAACGGAGAAGTTGGACTTCTGTGAGCCTCTCTGTTTCTGGGCACTGCTTGCCAGGTTCTCCCAGCTCCCCAGCTCCCCCAGGGGCGCTCTCAGGACCTTCTTTTCCTCATGTGGTTACTTCTTACTTCTTTCCTTGTTCCAAGCTGGAGTGGAAAGTGGTACCCAGTCTACCCTCCTCTGCTCCCCCTGAggaaatggacatgaatctgtgaAGTATCAAAAGACTTTATTGCTAATCATTCATGGTGACACAGACTAGAACAAAAATTAGAAGCATGGTAAAGTTGCTAATTAGATAAtcttgtaaaatttaaaattctaagtAAAATTCTAGATTTCCTCTAGAATTTTCAGAAAAAGTTACTGAAAACTCCTTtgcattcctttctctcttcatctccctttctctttctctccacccccatcccattCCCTGAGGCTTGTGCatccatgctcagtcatgtccaactctttatgatcccacggactatagccttcTGTggacaggctcctttgttcatgggattttccaggcaagaatactggggtgggttgccatttcttcctgcaagggatcttcccaacccagagaatgaaccgaagtctcctgtgtctcctgcattggcagatggattctttaccactgagccaactgagaATCCCCTCCCCAAGGCTTAGGAACTCAAATAATAATGGCTTAAACAAGTTAAGGGTTTATTGCATGTCTTATGTCAAGAAATCCAGGAGTAAGCAGTTTGGGGCCAGTGTAGCACTGACATTCCAGTGTCTTTCTGCCTTTCTGCCCCTCATTGGCATGGGTGTCTCCATACTTAAGGTTGCTTCTTGGTTCCTATTTACGGCTAGGCAGATTATGTTGAGAGCTACCTAGTGTGGGTGATAAATGAGAACTATGACATCTGCCAGTTAGGTGTAAGGTCAGATGTTTTCAATACTAACCTCTTTATATATGTTTTGAGGACATGATCTATGtcatctgcttttttaaaatttcaaaatttcagaTTATCTCAAGATTAACCCATTTATAAGAGCATAGACTGTCATCATTAATACTTTTGTACTCTGTATAGCCCTTAATAAATTCTGGAAggtgtgtgtaaatatattcaGTTgagtaaaataataaagatgaaatttATTATGAATTCATGTCCTCCTCATGATTCTTATTTTTCTGATGTGGGGGAAGATCATGCTTCCATAGAGAGGAAATGATGCTTAGATACTTTGACTCTGATGAAGTTTTTGCATCTTTGATGCATGAAGACCTTTAAACTGGGTGACGGTCACTTTACTAGCCTCTGCCAACTCAAGAATCTTCTACTCTGAGCATTTCACAACAGCAAGGACAAACAAAAATAACTGGTATTAGAGGCAGGTACATAGGAGGAATAAAGTCTAGAAGCCATTATGTGCCTCTTGCCACAGCTTCCCTTTGGCTTAAATGTGGGAACAAATCCCAAGGTGCTACCCATGATTGAGCAGGTGACATTGGGGACCTGCATGAAGTGGGTAATGTGTGGGCTGAGCAACATGATGTACATTGCCaggggagaggagaaagaggcaggaagaatatttgaagaaataatggctgcaaGCTTccaaaatttgatgaaaaacattAATCTACACTTTTAAGAAACTCAGTGAACTTCACGTAGGATAAATTCAAAGAAACTCATATCCACTATAATTAAAttacaaaagacaaagacaaagaaagaatcttGAAGGCAGCAAGAAAGAATAGACATTGCATTCAAGGAATCCTCAACAAGATTAACAGctaatttctcatcagaaaccatagAAGCCAGTGGTCCATAGGATGGCACAttcaaagtactgaaagaaaagacTGTCAACCCCAGATTATTTATCCAGCAAAACTGTTCTTcaaaaattaagatttaaaatatcCCCAGATAGAAGTGGAACGAATTTATTGACTTCAGAACTACCCTACAAGATAAGatcctgagaaaaaagaacaaagctggaagtatCATGTtccttgacttcagattatactacaaagctttagtaaccaaaacagtatggtactggcacaaaaaaaggtacatgaaaatgaactcaaaatggattaagcaTCTAAATGTAGGactggaaaccataaaaattctagaagaaaacatagttataacactctttgacatgtcttgaagtgaagtgaagtgagctaagtgttagttattcagtcatgtctgactctttgtgacccgtggactgtagcccaccaggctcctctgtacatggaattctccaggcaagaatactggagtgggtagccattccttctccaggggttcttcctcaCCTGAACCTGGgccttttgcattgcaggcagattctttaccatctaagccaccatttaccatctaagctaccagagaagcccagcccTAAATGTAGGGCTGGAAAccataaaaattctagaagaaaacatagttaGAACATTCTGACATGTCTTAGTAATATCTTTTTGAATCTGTCTCCTAGGGCAAGGGTAacagatgcaaaaataaacaaatagga
Protein-coding regions in this window:
- the LOC138439613 gene encoding GTPase IMAP family member 8-like, with the protein product MEVRLLLLGKRGAGKSATGNSILGKAVFKSRFSEQPVTRSCQRGSGVTQGREVVVIDTPDIFSSDNIKCCLELSAPSLHALLLVIPLGNYTVEDRQTAEHIQNVFDEKARKHTIIIFTRKDEEGSLEDYVKNNTSIWDLVQRSSGKYCGFNNKASKDEQDAQVKELLSKVEDLVENEGPYAVNLRDEDSRFQDSVNEDTFQRKDYPHEPLRIILVGKSGTGKSATGNTILGSPEFHSQLKAQPVTTSCHVGRRTWNGQDVVVVDTPSLCQESRADGDLSKLKKADEDCRSYYKEGSTVLVVVLQLGRITTGDKKAVVDLERIFGAEVMKYTIVLFTWKEELETGNLDDYVNNTDNKHLKSIIKKCEGRYCAFNNKETGQAREDQAAELLTMASKVINCGGQNKNCHKLDVSKNKKNIQRKFSQLLSFKGKFPGK